A stretch of Paenibacillus mucilaginosus 3016 DNA encodes these proteins:
- a CDS encoding winged helix-turn-helix transcriptional regulator has product MCSLFNSETLTAPSRAGAYESWTGSGMPQTPGSSQSTSAGDRCTAPRRVGLLSPAPDRLYPLIMELYRGCCDLFLMHQADESLLGTGPVDLLIVDETLSEEAGSASRMASWLRSTGLDIPALILVRDRQHLTSIPADLRKQQGVWFAVPQEAWTAVQSAVRGPRRERETGILTFKDLCVDEKRMSVTRGQTSLSLTKTEYDLLRALLAAEGAVLSREELIHRIWSSDFYGGSNVVDAHMKSLRKKLGDSAAAPKYILTVRGAGYRLADDGM; this is encoded by the coding sequence GTGTGCAGCTTGTTTAACAGTGAAACCTTAACGGCTCCCTCCCGCGCCGGCGCTTACGAGAGCTGGACGGGCAGCGGCATGCCGCAGACGCCGGGCAGCAGCCAGTCGACGTCCGCCGGTGACCGCTGCACCGCCCCGCGCCGCGTGGGCCTGCTGAGCCCGGCGCCTGACCGGTTGTACCCGCTGATCATGGAGCTGTACCGCGGCTGCTGCGATCTGTTCCTGATGCATCAGGCCGACGAGAGCCTGCTCGGGACCGGCCCGGTTGATCTGCTCATCGTGGACGAGACGCTCTCCGAAGAAGCGGGCAGCGCGTCCCGGATGGCCTCCTGGCTGCGCAGCACGGGACTTGATATTCCGGCTCTGATTCTGGTCCGGGACCGTCAGCATCTGACGAGCATTCCTGCCGATCTGCGGAAGCAGCAGGGGGTCTGGTTCGCCGTGCCCCAGGAAGCATGGACCGCGGTGCAGAGTGCCGTCAGAGGGCCGAGACGGGAACGGGAGACCGGGATCCTGACCTTCAAGGATCTGTGTGTGGACGAGAAGCGGATGAGTGTCACCCGGGGCCAGACGTCCCTGTCGCTGACGAAGACCGAGTACGATCTGCTGCGGGCCCTGTTGGCGGCCGAAGGGGCGGTACTCTCCCGCGAGGAGCTGATTCACCGCATCTGGAGCAGTGATTTCTATGGGGGAAGCAACGTCGTCGACGCCCATATGAAGAGCCTGCGCAAGAAGCTGGGAGACAGCGCCGCGGCGCCCAAGTACATTCTGACTGTGCGCGGTGCCGGCTACCGGCTTGCCGACGATGGGATGTGA
- a CDS encoding Fur family transcriptional regulator produces the protein MTILLKDASQAMVRSGTRMTAQRQLILEYLFEKLSHPSAEEIHKAIYKDYPKVVSITTIYNNLRTLKELGLVREFYLLNSGVARYDIRLGHHHHLVCGECGRIEDWLGPAPSPVQPGAPLGDHGFLPESFTMEIRGTCQSCANSGGKAQPRAV, from the coding sequence ATGACGATTCTCCTCAAAGACGCCTCTCAGGCGATGGTCCGATCCGGTACCCGCATGACGGCACAGCGGCAGCTGATTCTGGAATACTTGTTCGAGAAGCTCTCCCATCCGTCGGCGGAGGAGATCCACAAGGCGATTTATAAAGATTATCCCAAAGTGGTGAGCATCACGACGATTTATAACAACCTGCGCACACTCAAGGAACTGGGGCTCGTCCGGGAATTCTACCTGCTGAACAGCGGTGTGGCGAGGTATGACATCCGTCTCGGACACCACCATCACCTCGTATGCGGCGAGTGCGGCCGAATCGAAGACTGGCTTGGGCCGGCCCCGTCGCCGGTACAGCCGGGAGCCCCGCTCGGCGATCACGGTTTCCTGCCGGAGAGCTTCACCATGGAAATCCGGGGCACCTGCCAAAGCTGCGCGAACAGCGGAGGCAAGGCGCAGCCCAGAGCCGTATGA
- a CDS encoding MarR family winged helix-turn-helix transcriptional regulator, producing MNVYESDSIPFLLSRVMRIHRNRVHGLIQDYEVHPGQPPLLHHLAEQDGQRQSELADKLRVKPATLTVMINRMAKMGLLERRPDPQDQRISRVYLTDKGRLAHEAVREALREMEQVTMARISPEEKLLLRRLLLQMYENLQEPNPD from the coding sequence ATGAACGTGTACGAATCGGACTCCATTCCCTTTCTTCTCTCCCGGGTCATGCGGATTCACCGCAACCGGGTGCACGGCTTGATCCAGGATTATGAGGTCCATCCGGGGCAGCCTCCGCTGCTGCACCATCTCGCCGAACAGGACGGCCAGCGGCAGAGCGAGCTTGCCGATAAGCTGCGCGTCAAACCCGCTACACTGACGGTAATGATCAACCGGATGGCGAAAATGGGACTCCTCGAGCGCCGCCCGGATCCGCAGGATCAGCGCATCTCCCGCGTCTACTTGACGGATAAAGGGCGCCTTGCCCATGAAGCCGTCCGGGAGGCGCTGCGTGAGATGGAGCAGGTGACGATGGCCCGGATCTCCCCGGAGGAGAAGCTGCTGCTCCGCCGTCTGCTGCTGCAGATGTACGAGAACCTGCAGGAGCCGAATCCCGATTAA
- a CDS encoding zinc ribbon domain-containing protein: protein MKLEEAIHEKYKCVKCSGNICYIKEVAMTGTGLSKLFDIQHNHYLFVSCQNCGYVEVYNPRVLEGKSRGQLGSVLDILFG, encoded by the coding sequence GTGAAATTGGAAGAAGCGATTCATGAGAAATACAAATGCGTCAAGTGCTCCGGCAACATCTGCTACATTAAAGAAGTGGCCATGACAGGCACGGGGCTCAGCAAGCTGTTCGACATCCAGCATAACCACTATCTCTTCGTCTCCTGCCAGAACTGCGGATATGTCGAGGTGTATAATCCCCGCGTGCTCGAGGGCAAATCAAGAGGTCAGCTCGGTTCGGTGCTTGATATCCTCTTCGGGTAA
- a CDS encoding Dps family protein: MSTTQQMQAKEQLNEAVNKQIANWFVLYVKFYNFHWYVKGSQFFTLHTKFEELYTEAGLHIDTLAERLLSLGGRPVAAMNACLQLSSVQDANGSETAEEMVRSTVSDFRTLTGELKEAMKLADAADDETTGDMLLGIHSSLEKHAWMLEAFLGR; the protein is encoded by the coding sequence ATGAGTACAACGCAGCAGATGCAGGCCAAAGAACAGTTAAACGAAGCGGTGAACAAGCAGATTGCCAACTGGTTCGTGCTGTATGTCAAATTTTATAATTTCCACTGGTATGTCAAAGGCTCGCAGTTCTTCACCCTTCATACGAAATTCGAGGAACTCTACACCGAAGCCGGGCTGCATATCGACACCCTTGCCGAGCGGCTTCTGTCGCTGGGCGGCCGTCCTGTGGCGGCCATGAACGCCTGTCTCCAGCTGTCGTCCGTACAGGATGCGAACGGCAGCGAGACAGCCGAAGAGATGGTTCGAAGCACGGTGAGCGACTTCCGGACCTTAACCGGCGAGCTCAAGGAAGCGATGAAGCTGGCGGACGCAGCCGATGACGAGACGACCGGCGATATGCTGCTAGGCATTCACTCGAGCCTGGAGAAGCACGCCTGGATGCTGGAAGCGTTCCTTGGCAGATAA
- a CDS encoding ABC transporter ATP-binding protein produces MRTLAAYLRPYWKAVLLAPLLMLLEVYMDLLQPKLMASIVNDGVMKGDLAHVRSTGLLMLGYALIGLIGGIGCTVFSSSAAQNFGTDLREALFRKVQTFSYKNLDRFKEGSLVTRLTGDIVQVQNLVQMTLRILVRAPFLALGSVIMALTISPKLALILAVAIPLLFLVLFLLIRFSFPLFSQVQQKLDGLNTVLQENFSGIRVVKAFVRGPFEEARFGRANEDYTAVALKAARAVAINMPVMTLIMNVSIVAVLWFGGAQTWNGELPVGDLVAFINYVTQVLFSLLMVGMMMVFISRAKASADRINEVMTTEADIQSPAQALKDTVQAGRVEFRNVAFSYEGEDRKELVLKHLSFTAEAGQTLAILGPTGSGKSSLVSLIPRLYDPVEGSVLIDGTDVREMDLHHLRGRIGMVLQQAILFSGTIRDNIRFGRPEASQEEVEAAARAAEAHEFIMSFPDGYDTVLGQRGINLSGGQKQRISIARALLLRPAILILDDSTSAVDLGTESRIQRALKELMAETTCILIAQRISSVLDADRILVLEDGEIAAEGTHAELMESSRVYQDIYRSQLGKEEVSYGR; encoded by the coding sequence ATGAGAACCCTGGCGGCATACCTGCGCCCTTACTGGAAAGCCGTACTGCTCGCTCCCCTGCTTATGCTTCTGGAGGTCTATATGGATCTTCTGCAGCCCAAGCTGATGGCGAGCATCGTCAATGACGGCGTCATGAAAGGAGATCTGGCCCATGTGCGCAGCACCGGCCTGCTTATGCTGGGCTACGCGCTGATCGGTCTCATCGGCGGGATCGGATGTACCGTCTTCTCCAGCTCCGCCGCCCAGAACTTCGGTACCGATCTGCGGGAAGCGCTGTTCCGCAAAGTGCAGACGTTCTCCTACAAGAATCTGGACCGCTTCAAGGAGGGCTCGCTCGTCACGCGGCTGACCGGGGATATCGTCCAGGTGCAGAACCTGGTGCAGATGACCCTGCGTATCCTGGTCCGTGCGCCGTTCCTTGCTCTCGGAAGCGTCATCATGGCGCTGACGATTTCGCCGAAACTCGCTCTGATCCTGGCCGTGGCCATTCCGCTGCTCTTCCTGGTTCTCTTCCTGCTCATCCGTTTTTCGTTCCCCCTGTTCTCCCAGGTACAGCAGAAGCTTGACGGGCTGAATACGGTGCTGCAGGAGAATTTCTCGGGCATCCGGGTCGTCAAGGCTTTCGTCCGCGGTCCCTTCGAAGAAGCCCGGTTCGGACGTGCCAACGAGGACTATACGGCGGTCGCCCTGAAGGCCGCCCGTGCCGTGGCCATCAACATGCCCGTCATGACGCTCATCATGAACGTCTCGATCGTCGCCGTCCTCTGGTTCGGCGGGGCGCAGACCTGGAACGGAGAGCTGCCCGTAGGCGACCTGGTCGCCTTCATCAACTACGTGACGCAGGTTCTCTTCTCCCTGCTTATGGTCGGCATGATGATGGTCTTCATCTCCCGTGCCAAGGCGTCCGCCGACCGCATCAATGAAGTGATGACGACGGAGGCGGATATCCAAAGCCCTGCGCAAGCCCTGAAGGATACCGTGCAGGCCGGACGCGTCGAATTCCGGAACGTGGCCTTCTCCTATGAAGGCGAGGATCGCAAGGAGCTCGTGCTGAAGCACCTCTCCTTCACCGCCGAAGCCGGGCAGACGCTGGCGATCCTCGGGCCCACGGGCTCCGGGAAGAGCTCGCTCGTCAGCCTGATCCCGAGGCTCTATGACCCGGTGGAGGGCAGTGTGCTGATCGACGGCACGGATGTGCGGGAGATGGATCTGCACCACCTGCGCGGGCGTATCGGCATGGTGCTGCAGCAGGCCATTCTGTTCAGCGGAACGATCCGCGACAACATCCGGTTCGGCCGGCCCGAGGCGTCCCAGGAGGAAGTCGAAGCGGCCGCCCGGGCGGCGGAAGCGCATGAGTTCATCATGAGCTTCCCGGACGGCTATGACACGGTGCTCGGCCAGCGGGGGATCAACCTCTCGGGGGGGCAGAAGCAGCGGATCTCCATTGCCCGCGCCCTGCTCCTCCGTCCGGCGATCCTGATCCTCGACGACAGCACGAGCGCCGTCGACCTTGGGACCGAATCGCGGATTCAGCGGGCGCTCAAGGAGCTCATGGCCGAGACCACCTGCATCCTGATCGCCCAGCGGATCTCCTCGGTCCTCGACGCAGACCGCATCCTGGTGCTGGAAGACGGCGAGATCGCGGCGGAAGGCACCCATGCGGAGCTTATGGAAAGCAGCCGCGTGTATCAGGATATTTACCGCTCGCAGCTTGGAAAGGAGGAAGTCAGCTATGGCCGATAA
- a CDS encoding ABC transporter ATP-binding protein, with protein sequence MGMGGPMGGGPMGGPGRGTMPKVRAKHTGATLRRMWRYLSRQRTGLILVFLFTLLSAGLALLGPYLIGRAIDEYILPRDYAGLLRLCLLLLGVYLISGAMNWIQTYIMSGVTQATVRELRTDVFARLQLLPLRFFDSKTHGELMSRTTNDIENVSTSFNQSVTQLITSVVTIIGSLAMMLALNVWLTLVSLVTIPLVMLVTGAISKRTRGHFKEQQQRLGELNGFIEETVSGQKVVTVYNREARAAEEFRGINNRLRDASIRAQLLSGMMGPVMNVINNFGFALVAAVGGWMVLGDFTTIGIVVAFLNYSKQFGRPVNELANQYNLIQAGVAGAERAFELLDAEDEYGMGHGSPSALQEQTLTGEVVFKDVSFGYKEGEPILKHITFTAKPGETIALVGPTGAGKTTIVNLLTRFYEISGGSITIDGRPLQEFDKNILRSQLGIVLQDAYVFSDTIRENIRYGRLGATDAEVEEAAKLAGADSFIRKLPQGYDSVLSAEGSNLSHGQRQLLTIARAILADPAILVLDEATSSIDTRTEMQIQEAMNVLMQGRTSFVIAHRLSTIRSADQILVLHGGEIIERGTHEQLLEARGFYHGLYTSQFQRVG encoded by the coding sequence ATGGGCATGGGCGGTCCGATGGGGGGAGGCCCGATGGGCGGTCCCGGACGCGGCACCATGCCCAAGGTCCGGGCCAAGCATACGGGAGCGACGCTGCGCCGGATGTGGCGCTATCTCAGCCGGCAGCGTACGGGACTGATCCTCGTCTTCCTGTTCACCCTGCTGAGTGCGGGGCTCGCCCTGCTCGGTCCTTATCTCATCGGCCGGGCCATCGACGAGTATATCCTGCCCCGCGACTATGCCGGGCTCCTCAGGCTGTGCCTTCTGCTGCTCGGGGTATACCTGATCAGCGGAGCAATGAACTGGATCCAGACCTACATCATGTCCGGGGTGACCCAGGCTACCGTACGGGAGCTGCGCACCGACGTGTTCGCCCGGCTTCAGCTGCTTCCCCTCCGATTCTTCGACAGCAAGACGCACGGGGAGCTCATGAGCCGGACCACCAACGATATCGAGAACGTGTCGACCTCCTTCAATCAAAGTGTCACCCAGCTCATCACCAGCGTCGTGACCATCATCGGCTCGCTGGCCATGATGCTCGCCCTGAACGTCTGGCTGACGCTCGTCTCGCTTGTCACGATCCCGCTGGTCATGCTGGTGACCGGTGCGATCTCGAAGCGTACCCGGGGCCACTTCAAGGAGCAGCAGCAGCGGCTCGGCGAGCTCAACGGCTTCATTGAAGAGACGGTATCCGGCCAGAAGGTCGTCACCGTCTACAACCGGGAAGCCAGAGCTGCGGAAGAGTTCCGGGGCATCAATAACCGGCTTCGGGACGCCTCGATCCGTGCCCAGCTGCTCTCCGGCATGATGGGGCCGGTGATGAACGTGATCAACAACTTCGGCTTTGCCCTGGTTGCCGCCGTGGGCGGCTGGATGGTGCTGGGGGACTTCACGACGATCGGGATCGTCGTCGCCTTCCTGAACTACTCGAAGCAGTTCGGCCGTCCGGTCAACGAGCTGGCCAATCAGTACAACCTCATCCAGGCGGGCGTGGCCGGGGCTGAACGGGCCTTCGAGCTTCTCGATGCCGAGGACGAATACGGCATGGGGCACGGCAGCCCTTCAGCCCTTCAGGAGCAGACGCTCACTGGCGAGGTGGTCTTCAAGGACGTGTCCTTCGGCTACAAGGAAGGGGAACCGATCCTGAAGCACATCACCTTCACGGCAAAGCCCGGCGAGACGATCGCGCTGGTCGGACCTACCGGTGCGGGCAAAACGACGATCGTCAATCTCCTGACACGCTTCTATGAGATCTCCGGCGGCTCCATCACGATCGACGGCCGCCCGCTGCAGGAGTTCGACAAGAACATCCTGCGCAGCCAGCTCGGTATCGTGCTGCAGGACGCGTACGTGTTCTCCGACACGATCCGCGAGAATATCCGCTACGGCCGGCTTGGCGCCACGGATGCCGAAGTCGAAGAAGCCGCGAAGCTGGCCGGGGCCGACAGCTTCATCCGCAAGCTGCCCCAGGGCTACGACAGCGTGCTGTCGGCCGAAGGCTCGAACCTAAGCCACGGTCAGCGGCAGCTGCTCACCATCGCCCGGGCGATTCTCGCCGACCCGGCGATCCTGGTGCTCGACGAAGCGACGAGCTCGATCGACACCCGCACTGAGATGCAGATTCAGGAAGCGATGAATGTGCTGATGCAGGGGCGCACTTCGTTCGTCATCGCCCACCGCCTGAGCACCATCCGCAGTGCCGACCAGATTCTGGTGCTGCACGGCGGAGAGATTATCGAGCGGGGCACTCATGAGCAGCTGCTCGAGGCGCGCGGATTCTATCATGGATTGTATACCAGCCAGTTTCAGCGGGTGGGATAA
- a CDS encoding helicase C-terminal domain-containing protein — MPGEVNLSVRTLVEYAYRSGSIESGFRTAASLTEGTKAHKQVQSGYGEEDQKEVHLALSLEHGGVRYVIEGRCDGLLKEGGGMTVDEIKSTSGRLADIREDTYPVHWAQAQCYAYMYARLHGLERMGIRLTYIQVDSGERILFTREAAAAELQAFMEETIARYAPYASMQLQHEEARTASIRALSFPFPSYREGQRNFAGAVYKAIEGEKQLFVRAPTGTGKTISTLFPAVKAMGEGLLSRMFYLTAKTITRTVAEEALALMEGHGLQLKSVTITAKEKVCFKEEVRCTREACEYADGYYDRINGAVLDLLSHETRMSREVIARYAEKHRVCPFEFSLDAAYAADCVICDYNYIFDPRVSLKRTYEEGRRRTALLIDEAHNLVDRAREMFSAELAKSAFLAVQRAYKEVRPAVSEAAKSVNAWFTAYRKGHEGVNCSVLPGLPEELLQLLEQFGSEAEEELGQPSAGAEAEGQQLLLDTYFAAHSFLRIAGLYDPKRHVTYGEWDRRDVRLKLFCIDPSSLLQGMAKGYRSRTYFSATLAPFSYYMEMLGGQADDYAISIPSPFSPGQWEITIYPWSTRYRDRERTKNGIVELIRRLAEQKPGNHLVFFPSYEYMKLIGEELGAGEGELAARLRIQLPGMTEEDRETFLDAFSESGGVIGLAVLGGIFSEGIDLRGDRLTSVVIVGVGLPQVSFERSLIQEHFDRSGEGRRGFDYAYVIPGMNKVLQAGGRLIRTESDRGSLTLIDDRFLQGPYKYLLPKEWAHASVMKSSGR, encoded by the coding sequence ATGCCGGGTGAGGTGAATCTGTCTGTCAGGACGCTGGTCGAGTATGCCTACCGGAGCGGCAGCATCGAATCCGGCTTCCGGACGGCGGCTTCGCTGACGGAGGGAACGAAGGCGCACAAGCAGGTGCAGAGCGGCTATGGCGAAGAGGACCAAAAGGAAGTGCATCTGGCGCTGTCCCTGGAGCATGGGGGCGTCCGCTACGTCATCGAGGGGCGCTGTGACGGGCTCTTAAAGGAGGGCGGCGGCATGACGGTCGATGAGATCAAATCGACTTCGGGCCGGCTGGCGGATATCCGCGAGGACACGTACCCTGTCCACTGGGCGCAAGCGCAGTGCTATGCGTATATGTATGCCCGGTTGCACGGTCTGGAGCGTATGGGCATCCGGCTGACCTACATCCAGGTGGACAGCGGGGAGCGGATCCTATTCACGAGGGAGGCTGCCGCAGCGGAGCTCCAAGCCTTCATGGAAGAGACGATAGCCCGCTATGCGCCTTACGCCTCCATGCAGCTGCAGCACGAAGAGGCCCGGACGGCGAGCATCCGGGCCCTCTCCTTCCCCTTCCCTTCCTACCGGGAAGGGCAGCGGAACTTCGCCGGCGCCGTCTACAAGGCGATCGAAGGGGAGAAGCAGCTGTTCGTCCGTGCGCCGACGGGAACCGGGAAGACGATCTCTACTCTCTTCCCCGCGGTGAAGGCCATGGGCGAGGGGCTGCTCTCCCGGATGTTCTACCTTACGGCCAAGACGATCACCCGGACGGTGGCCGAAGAAGCGCTGGCCCTGATGGAAGGGCACGGCCTGCAGCTCAAGAGCGTAACCATTACCGCCAAGGAGAAGGTCTGCTTCAAGGAAGAGGTCCGCTGTACGCGGGAGGCCTGCGAGTATGCGGACGGTTACTATGACCGGATCAACGGAGCGGTGCTCGACCTGCTCTCCCATGAGACCCGGATGTCCAGGGAGGTGATCGCCCGGTATGCCGAGAAGCACCGGGTGTGCCCGTTTGAGTTTTCCCTGGATGCGGCCTATGCGGCAGATTGTGTGATCTGCGATTATAACTATATATTCGATCCCCGTGTCTCGCTGAAGCGGACCTATGAGGAAGGGCGGCGGCGTACCGCGCTCCTGATCGACGAGGCCCATAACCTGGTGGACCGGGCACGGGAGATGTTCTCCGCTGAACTGGCGAAGTCCGCCTTCCTGGCCGTACAGAGGGCCTATAAGGAGGTCCGGCCGGCCGTGTCGGAGGCCGCCAAGTCCGTGAATGCCTGGTTCACGGCCTACCGCAAGGGGCATGAGGGCGTGAACTGTTCGGTTCTGCCCGGTCTGCCGGAGGAACTGCTCCAGCTGCTGGAGCAGTTCGGAAGCGAAGCGGAAGAGGAGCTTGGACAGCCTTCGGCAGGGGCGGAAGCGGAAGGGCAGCAGCTCCTCCTCGATACGTATTTTGCCGCTCACAGCTTCCTGCGCATTGCAGGTCTCTACGATCCCAAGCGTCATGTCACCTACGGGGAATGGGACCGCAGGGATGTGCGGCTGAAGCTCTTCTGCATCGATCCCTCGTCCCTGCTGCAGGGGATGGCCAAAGGCTACCGGTCGCGGACTTATTTCTCGGCCACCTTGGCGCCATTCTCCTACTATATGGAGATGCTTGGGGGGCAGGCGGACGATTATGCGATCTCCATCCCTTCCCCCTTCTCCCCGGGGCAGTGGGAGATCACGATCTATCCCTGGTCCACCCGGTACCGGGACCGCGAACGGACGAAGAACGGAATTGTGGAGCTGATCCGCCGGCTTGCCGAGCAGAAGCCCGGAAATCATCTCGTCTTCTTCCCGTCATACGAATATATGAAGCTGATCGGCGAGGAACTTGGGGCAGGAGAGGGGGAGCTGGCCGCAAGGCTGAGGATTCAGCTCCCGGGCATGACGGAAGAAGACCGGGAAACGTTCCTTGACGCCTTCTCCGAGAGCGGCGGGGTGATTGGGCTGGCCGTGCTCGGCGGAATCTTCTCCGAAGGCATCGATCTGCGCGGAGACCGGCTGACCAGTGTTGTGATCGTGGGCGTAGGGCTGCCCCAGGTTTCCTTCGAGCGCAGTCTCATTCAGGAGCACTTCGATCGGAGCGGGGAAGGGCGCCGGGGGTTCGATTATGCGTACGTGATTCCCGGTATGAACAAGGTGCTGCAGGCCGGGGGGAGGCTGATCCGCACCGAGTCGGACCGCGGTTCGCTGACCTTGATCGACGACCGGTTCCTGCAGGGGCCCTATAAGTACCTCCTGCCCAAAGAATGGGCGCACGCGTCGGTGATGAAGTCTTCAGGCAGATAG
- a CDS encoding dienelactone hydrolase family protein, protein MWHPDDYLERLYRKLEEQRKTASQGPSAAERERLRGRLQDLLGRFEEEEAPLQPKLLESEEMADGITRQRIEYSTAEGLRVPAYLLLPKEARTGRRPAVLAWHGHGYGSREAVGLLPDGTLNPGPPGIHRNFAVELARRGLVVLVPEIVGFGDRRIRQEADGEPGSNSCFPIGAALLLAGRTIAGLRAWEARRAADYLLTRDDVDGQRIGCFGFSGGGMVASLSAALVTG, encoded by the coding sequence ATGTGGCATCCGGACGATTATTTGGAAAGACTCTACCGCAAGCTGGAAGAACAGAGGAAGACGGCATCGCAGGGGCCGTCCGCGGCGGAGCGCGAGCGTCTGCGGGGCCGGCTGCAGGATCTGCTGGGCCGCTTCGAAGAGGAGGAAGCGCCGCTGCAGCCGAAGCTTCTTGAGAGCGAAGAGATGGCGGACGGCATCACGCGGCAGCGGATCGAATACTCCACGGCGGAGGGACTCCGGGTTCCGGCTTATCTGCTCCTGCCGAAGGAAGCCCGCACCGGCCGCCGGCCGGCGGTGCTCGCCTGGCACGGCCATGGCTATGGCAGCCGGGAAGCGGTCGGCCTGCTGCCGGACGGCACGCTGAACCCGGGCCCGCCGGGCATTCACCGGAACTTCGCAGTGGAGCTGGCGCGGCGGGGGCTTGTCGTTCTCGTGCCGGAGATCGTCGGCTTCGGGGACCGGCGCATCCGGCAGGAAGCGGACGGCGAGCCCGGCTCGAACTCCTGTTTCCCGATCGGGGCTGCGCTGCTCCTGGCCGGCCGCACGATTGCCGGTCTGCGGGCGTGGGAAGCCCGCCGGGCAGCGGATTATCTGCTCACCCGGGACGACGTGGACGGGCAGCGGATCGGCTGCTTCGGCTTCTCGGGCGGCGGGATGGTGGCCTCGCTGTCCGCGGCGCTCGTGACCGGATGA
- a CDS encoding Fur family transcriptional regulator — MAKINWTTQRRAVYEVLQASEDHPTASEVIERLRAKGDQFAYGTVYNSLRYLTDMGLIRELKLGETASRYDARTEDHHHIICQRCGRVDEVMNEIPATWVKEVEQVTGYAVSHAHAVLEGVCAACLTVKP, encoded by the coding sequence ATGGCTAAAATCAACTGGACGACACAGCGCAGGGCTGTGTATGAAGTGCTGCAGGCGTCGGAAGACCATCCCACGGCCTCGGAGGTCATCGAACGCCTCCGTGCCAAGGGAGACCAGTTCGCCTACGGTACGGTCTACAATTCGCTCCGGTATCTGACCGACATGGGGCTGATCCGCGAACTGAAGCTTGGCGAGACGGCTTCCCGTTACGATGCCCGGACCGAAGATCATCATCATATTATCTGCCAGCGCTGCGGCCGGGTGGATGAAGTCATGAACGAAATTCCAGCCACATGGGTCAAGGAAGTCGAGCAGGTGACCGGATATGCGGTCAGTCATGCCCATGCGGTGTTAGAAGGGGTGTGTGCAGCTTGTTTAACAGTGAAACCTTAA
- a CDS encoding YdeI/OmpD-associated family protein — translation MNPMFFASPAELRAWLESHHADASELWVGYYKKGTGRPSLTWPESVDEALCFGWIDGVRKRIDDQSYTIRFTPRRPGSIWSSVNIARVEELTGQGRMRPAGLKAFDGRSEEKSSVYAYEQKETAVLTAEYEAMFRARPGAWAYFQAQPPGYRKTAVWWVLSAKKEETRLRRLMQLIEDSAACCRMPQLTWEKKRQPDS, via the coding sequence ATGAATCCCATGTTTTTTGCCTCGCCGGCCGAACTGCGCGCCTGGCTCGAATCTCATCATGCAGACGCTTCGGAACTGTGGGTGGGCTATTACAAAAAAGGGACCGGCCGTCCCAGCCTCACGTGGCCCGAATCGGTGGACGAAGCCCTGTGCTTCGGATGGATCGACGGAGTCCGCAAGCGCATCGACGACCAGAGCTATACCATCCGGTTCACCCCGCGGCGGCCGGGGAGCATCTGGAGCTCGGTGAACATCGCACGGGTAGAGGAACTCACCGGGCAGGGCCGGATGAGGCCGGCCGGCCTCAAGGCGTTCGATGGGCGCTCGGAGGAGAAGTCGTCTGTCTACGCCTACGAGCAGAAGGAAACGGCGGTGCTGACTGCTGAGTATGAAGCGATGTTCCGTGCCAGACCCGGGGCTTGGGCCTACTTCCAGGCCCAGCCTCCAGGCTACCGCAAGACAGCGGTGTGGTGGGTCCTCTCCGCCAAGAAGGAGGAGACGCGGCTGCGGCGGCTCATGCAGCTGATCGAAGATTCCGCGGCCTGCTGCAGGATGCCCCAGCTGACGTGGGAGAAAAAACGGCAGCCGGACTCCTGA